The following coding sequences lie in one Kribbella sp. NBC_00709 genomic window:
- the dhaL gene encoding dihydroxyacetone kinase subunit DhaL: protein MGVDSFVNWLRDAAGALHDNAAYLTELDSAIGDADHGANMDRGFQAIVAVLDETSFDSVDELLKKAGMTLVSKVGGASGPLYGTFFLRFGTALAGAELTPETIGRGLHAGVEGVLARGKAELGDKTMYDAWAPALEAYDAAVAGGSDLAGALTAAAEAAAKGRDATVPLVARKGRASYLGERSAGHQDPGATSTTLILESAARTLA, encoded by the coding sequence ATGGGAGTCGATTCCTTCGTCAACTGGCTTCGGGACGCTGCGGGTGCGCTGCACGACAATGCGGCGTACCTGACCGAGCTGGACTCGGCGATCGGGGATGCCGATCACGGGGCCAACATGGATCGCGGGTTCCAGGCGATCGTCGCGGTGCTGGACGAGACGTCGTTCGACAGCGTCGACGAGCTGTTGAAGAAGGCCGGGATGACGCTGGTCAGCAAGGTCGGCGGGGCGAGCGGGCCGCTGTACGGCACGTTCTTCCTGCGGTTCGGGACCGCACTGGCCGGTGCCGAACTGACGCCGGAGACGATCGGGCGCGGGCTGCACGCCGGGGTCGAAGGCGTGCTTGCCCGCGGCAAGGCGGAGCTCGGCGACAAGACCATGTACGACGCCTGGGCCCCCGCACTGGAGGCGTACGACGCTGCCGTGGCGGGTGGATCGGATCTGGCCGGCGCACTGACTGCGGCCGCGGAGGCGGCGGCGAAGGGCCGGGACGCAACGGTTCCCTTGGTTGCACGGAAGGGGCGGGCCAGCTACCTGGGTGAGCGGAGCGCCGGTCATCAGGATCCCGGGGCGACGAGTACGACGCTGATTCTGGAGTCGGCGGCCCGTACGCTCGCATGA
- the ptsP gene encoding phosphoenolpyruvate--protein phosphotransferase yields the protein MSNEHGLHARPAARLVGLVNGFDATVTLTDLDTGKGPVDAGSLSMVATLNAQQGHRVRVGASGPQAAEALTAIEQLAATAFGDGPAPPDGSAGDRPSSGAAGGEAAAGGSGLDVAIGPAVLVDSGVDTGGYVAGDNELERLGQALQTAGDQLRELRDTTPEHGDIFVAHLALLGDRKILDAVELSISGGASAPAAWQQAYDDLTTTFEALDDAYQRERAQDVRAVRDRVLRILVGAPEETPADGILVVPELDAATAATIDAARIAGIAVRAAGTTGHGVIVARSRGIPLITGIGDVDVPPGATVAFDARTGSFEVAPDESRIRATIAERRGERERAVGQADQPAITRDGTTIDVLVNVGVVQDAIDARGADGSGLVRTEVLFGDRRTAPTVDEQVDAFRAIAQALGNKPITIRTWDIGGDKPLPFLPQAKEANPFLGERGLRVFRSRPDLLRDQLEAVRRVAAETPVHVMFPMVTTADEVAWALDELGATDGLEVGIMVEVPAAALRVATLAKDLDFVSIGTNDLTQYTTAADRTNSAVASLADGLDPAVLQLVDHVVRNAGVRVAVCGDLASDPQAAVLLAALGVHELSAVGPQVPLVKARLRQADLTQVDTAAVLAARDAGQVRGLL from the coding sequence GTGAGCAACGAGCACGGTCTGCACGCGCGGCCGGCCGCGCGGTTGGTCGGGCTGGTGAACGGCTTCGATGCGACGGTCACGTTGACCGACCTGGACACCGGCAAGGGGCCGGTGGACGCGGGCAGCCTGAGCATGGTCGCGACGCTGAACGCCCAGCAGGGCCACCGAGTCCGTGTAGGTGCAAGTGGTCCACAGGCAGCCGAGGCGCTGACTGCGATCGAACAACTGGCCGCCACAGCGTTCGGAGACGGGCCGGCGCCACCCGATGGATCGGCGGGCGACAGGCCTTCCTCCGGCGCCGCAGGCGGGGAGGCGGCTGCCGGTGGGTCTGGCCTTGATGTGGCCATCGGGCCTGCGGTGTTGGTGGATTCGGGTGTCGACACGGGTGGTTATGTTGCCGGAGACAACGAACTTGAGCGCCTCGGCCAGGCCCTGCAAACCGCCGGCGACCAACTGCGGGAGCTGCGCGACACCACCCCCGAGCACGGCGACATCTTCGTGGCTCACCTTGCCTTGCTGGGCGATCGGAAGATCCTCGACGCGGTAGAACTGTCGATCTCCGGCGGCGCCTCGGCTCCGGCCGCGTGGCAGCAGGCGTACGACGACCTGACGACCACGTTCGAGGCCCTCGACGACGCCTATCAACGGGAACGCGCCCAGGACGTCCGCGCGGTACGGGACCGTGTCCTGCGCATCCTCGTCGGAGCGCCAGAGGAGACACCGGCCGACGGCATCCTCGTCGTACCGGAGCTGGATGCGGCCACCGCGGCCACCATCGACGCGGCGCGGATCGCAGGCATCGCCGTGCGGGCGGCGGGGACGACCGGCCACGGGGTGATCGTGGCGCGCTCCCGCGGCATCCCGTTGATCACCGGGATCGGCGACGTCGACGTACCACCCGGCGCAACGGTCGCCTTCGACGCACGAACCGGGTCGTTCGAGGTCGCGCCGGACGAGAGCCGGATCCGGGCCACGATCGCCGAGCGCCGGGGAGAGCGCGAGCGAGCGGTCGGGCAAGCAGACCAGCCCGCGATCACCCGCGACGGTACGACGATCGACGTACTGGTCAACGTGGGCGTCGTCCAGGACGCGATCGACGCGCGCGGAGCGGACGGGTCGGGCCTGGTGCGGACCGAGGTGCTCTTCGGCGACCGTCGTACGGCGCCGACCGTCGACGAACAGGTCGACGCGTTCCGGGCCATCGCACAGGCGCTCGGGAACAAGCCGATCACGATCCGCACCTGGGACATCGGCGGCGACAAGCCGCTGCCCTTCCTCCCGCAGGCCAAGGAGGCGAATCCGTTCCTCGGCGAGCGCGGCCTCCGGGTGTTCCGGAGTCGCCCGGACCTGCTCCGCGACCAACTGGAAGCGGTACGACGGGTTGCCGCCGAGACCCCCGTCCACGTGATGTTCCCGATGGTCACGACCGCCGACGAGGTCGCCTGGGCGCTGGACGAGCTCGGCGCCACGGACGGTCTCGAGGTCGGCATCATGGTCGAGGTCCCCGCGGCCGCGCTGCGCGTCGCCACCCTCGCCAAGGATCTCGACTTCGTCAGCATCGGCACCAACGACCTCACGCAGTACACGACCGCTGCCGACCGCACCAACAGCGCGGTCGCCTCGCTCGCCGATGGTCTGGACCCTGCGGTCCTCCAACTCGTCGACCACGTCGTCCGCAACGCCGGCGTCCGCGTCGCAGTGTGCGGTGACCTGGCCAGCGACCCGCAGGCCGCAGTGCTACTGGCAGCCCTCGGAGTCCACGAGCTCAGCGCCGTCGGACCGCAGGTCCCACTCGTCAAAGCACGCCTGCGGCAGGCCGACCTCACTCAGGTCGACACCGCCGCAGTGCTAGCCGCTCGAGATGCGGGTCAGGTGCGCGGCCTGCTGTAG
- a CDS encoding GNAT family N-acetyltransferase: MNPVLRLAVPVDGAAIAELARASVLEVFPAYYDDAQTASAADHITTLDTALIDDGTYYVHEAAGEIVAAGGWSRRNKLFNASTAGADERLLDPATEPARIRAMFVRADWTRRGLGRAILTACTDAARAEGFTRLALMSTLPGVPLYKAYGFTEVETAQLPMPDGTVLAGVAMERPIEESA; this comes from the coding sequence GTGAACCCTGTGCTGCGGTTGGCTGTGCCGGTGGATGGGGCGGCTATTGCTGAGCTGGCCCGGGCCTCGGTGCTGGAGGTGTTCCCGGCGTACTACGACGACGCGCAGACTGCGAGCGCGGCGGACCACATCACCACGCTGGACACCGCGCTGATCGACGACGGCACCTACTACGTGCACGAGGCCGCGGGGGAGATCGTCGCGGCCGGTGGATGGAGTCGGCGGAACAAACTGTTCAACGCGAGTACGGCAGGAGCCGACGAGCGACTGCTGGACCCGGCGACCGAGCCGGCCCGGATCAGGGCCATGTTCGTCCGCGCGGACTGGACTCGGCGCGGACTCGGCCGGGCGATCCTGACCGCGTGCACCGACGCTGCGCGGGCAGAGGGGTTCACCAGGCTGGCGCTGATGTCGACGCTGCCCGGCGTACCGCTCTACAAGGCGTACGGCTTCACCGAGGTGGAGACCGCCCAGCTACCGATGCCGGACGGCACCGTGCTCGCAGGTGTCGCGATGGAACGACCGATCGAGGAGAGCGCATGA
- a CDS encoding beta-L-arabinofuranosidase domain-containing protein: MPRRDFLAVSLAAAAVVTALDPAQAEGAPSGPPAGRGGHYVPQRAPLRPVPFQKLPPGAVEPRGWLAQQLELQVDGLCGRYDEISDFLVYDTNGWVDPAQGAWEELPYWLRGFGDLGYVTGNTGVLTRTEQWMNGIIKTQAADGWFGPERLRTSLESGPDFWPGMPLLAAFRSWYEYSGDERVIPFMTKYLGFQNTQPPEVFNRSWGAFRWGDNIDSAYWLYNRTGDDWLLDLVSKMHSGSADYVNGIPTWHNVNLAQGFREPLQYWLLSGDEEHRAATYRNYATVMGLYGQFPGGGFAGDENSRPGFGDPRQGFETCGIVELMHSFELLTRFTGDGSWTDKCEELAFNSLPASYDPRQQVMHYITCANSVQLDDQPKHGQFQNPFPMQSYKYGVHQYRCCPHNYGMGWPYYAQELWLATTDNGLAASMYAASKVTAHVGATGETVSIVQETEYPFSDTIVFTVQASTRFPLYLRRPGWARDVSVKVNGQPVRVSGDWLKLDRTWHPGDRVELVLPMRTTTRVWDDNQHSVSVDRGPLTYSLQIDERYERIGGTDEWPELSVYPESPWNYGLVAGARFDVVRRSAGADPFTAEGVPVALTTQARRIPQWETDTEDVVGLLQPGPVRSEELVETVTLIPMGAARLRVTSFPQVAPHGEEWSYRTRITASHVNDGDSLEAPDSERVPESSADTSMPRFTWWDRRGTTEWISYDLRSTRELSEASSYWYDDTGSGQCRVPESWRVQWLDGDTWRPVDNTTPYDVAIDRLNTTTFTPVRARYVRVEAVLRPTYSGGLLLLTFD; encoded by the coding sequence ATGCCCCGACGTGACTTCCTTGCTGTCTCGCTCGCTGCGGCGGCCGTCGTGACCGCCCTCGATCCGGCCCAGGCCGAGGGCGCGCCGTCCGGACCACCTGCCGGCCGCGGCGGGCACTACGTCCCGCAGCGCGCCCCACTCCGGCCCGTCCCGTTCCAGAAGCTCCCACCCGGTGCGGTCGAGCCACGCGGCTGGCTGGCGCAGCAGCTCGAGTTGCAGGTCGACGGACTCTGCGGCCGGTACGACGAGATCTCGGACTTCCTGGTCTACGACACGAACGGCTGGGTCGACCCCGCGCAGGGAGCGTGGGAGGAGCTGCCGTACTGGCTCCGTGGGTTCGGCGACCTCGGGTACGTCACCGGCAACACCGGCGTACTGACCAGGACCGAGCAGTGGATGAACGGGATCATCAAGACGCAGGCTGCGGACGGCTGGTTCGGTCCGGAGCGGCTGCGCACCTCACTGGAGAGCGGACCGGACTTCTGGCCAGGGATGCCTCTGCTGGCCGCGTTCCGGTCCTGGTACGAGTACTCCGGCGACGAGCGGGTCATTCCGTTCATGACGAAGTACCTGGGCTTCCAGAACACGCAGCCGCCGGAGGTGTTCAACCGGTCGTGGGGTGCGTTCCGCTGGGGCGACAACATCGACAGTGCGTACTGGCTCTACAACCGCACAGGCGACGACTGGCTGCTCGACCTGGTGAGCAAGATGCACAGCGGGTCGGCGGACTACGTCAACGGCATCCCCACATGGCACAACGTCAACTTGGCGCAGGGGTTCCGGGAGCCGCTGCAGTACTGGCTGCTGTCCGGAGACGAGGAGCACCGCGCGGCGACGTACCGGAACTATGCGACGGTGATGGGGCTGTACGGTCAGTTCCCCGGTGGAGGGTTCGCCGGGGACGAGAACTCGCGGCCTGGGTTCGGGGACCCGCGGCAGGGGTTCGAGACGTGCGGGATCGTCGAGCTGATGCATAGCTTCGAGCTGCTGACTCGCTTCACCGGTGACGGGTCCTGGACGGACAAGTGTGAGGAGCTGGCGTTCAACTCACTGCCCGCGTCGTACGACCCGCGACAGCAGGTCATGCACTACATCACCTGTGCGAACAGCGTGCAGCTGGACGACCAGCCGAAGCACGGGCAGTTCCAGAACCCCTTCCCCATGCAGTCCTACAAGTACGGCGTACATCAGTACCGGTGCTGTCCGCACAACTACGGCATGGGCTGGCCGTACTACGCTCAGGAGCTCTGGCTGGCGACGACGGACAACGGCCTGGCCGCGTCGATGTACGCCGCCAGCAAGGTGACTGCTCACGTGGGGGCTACCGGTGAGACGGTGAGCATCGTGCAGGAGACGGAGTACCCGTTCTCCGACACGATTGTCTTCACCGTGCAGGCCTCGACGCGATTTCCCTTGTATTTAAGGCGTCCGGGCTGGGCGCGTGACGTGTCGGTGAAGGTCAACGGTCAGCCGGTGCGGGTCAGTGGCGACTGGTTGAAGCTGGACCGCACGTGGCACCCGGGTGACCGCGTCGAGCTGGTGCTCCCGATGCGGACTACGACTCGCGTCTGGGACGACAACCAGCACTCTGTCTCTGTGGACCGTGGTCCGCTGACCTACTCGCTGCAGATCGACGAGCGGTACGAGCGCATCGGCGGGACCGACGAGTGGCCCGAGCTCTCCGTCTATCCGGAGTCTCCCTGGAACTACGGTCTGGTCGCTGGTGCGCGTTTCGACGTCGTACGACGGAGTGCGGGCGCGGACCCGTTTACTGCTGAGGGTGTGCCGGTCGCACTGACCACGCAGGCTCGGCGGATCCCGCAGTGGGAGACAGACACCGAGGACGTGGTCGGACTGCTGCAGCCTGGTCCGGTGCGGTCAGAGGAACTTGTGGAGACGGTGACCCTCATTCCGATGGGGGCGGCCCGGCTGCGAGTCACGTCGTTCCCACAGGTCGCTCCGCATGGCGAGGAGTGGAGCTACCGGACCCGGATCACCGCGTCGCACGTCAACGACGGTGACTCACTAGAAGCTCCTGACTCGGAGCGGGTGCCGGAATCCTCTGCAGACACGTCGATGCCACGCTTCACGTGGTGGGACCGTCGCGGGACAACGGAGTGGATCTCATACGACCTGCGCTCGACGCGTGAGCTGTCAGAGGCCTCCTCCTACTGGTACGACGACACCGGATCCGGGCAGTGTCGTGTGCCGGAGTCCTGGCGGGTGCAGTGGTTGGACGGAGACACGTGGCGCCCGGTGGATAACACCACGCCGTACGACGTGGCGATCGACCGGCTTAACACCACCACGTTCACGCCGGTGCGGGCGCGGTACGTGCGGGTGGAGGCGGTGCTGCGTCCGACGTACTCGGGCGGATTGCTGCTTTTGACATTCGACTGA
- a CDS encoding LacI family DNA-binding transcriptional regulator, producing MKRPGVRITDVAALAGVSAGTASKALNNTGQLSQETRDRVRRAAAQLGFTPDARGRALSSGRTYTVALLTTDSSGRFSIPIMRGVEDVLSAGELATVLCDTRDDPLREQSYLRALVARGVDGIVVTGRRTEPQPPIDVPLPVVYALAASTDPADASVIVDDAAGAAATITHLEGLGRTRIAHITGPAHHRSAAERAEAVAAALCCEPLFGEWSERWGRQATDLVLRQHPDAITCGSDQIARGVCDRLRELGRAVPDDVAVTGYDNWEVMALASRPPLTSVDLRLEYLGRRAASLLLEAIAGTPHHGVLQLPARLVTRESTLGA from the coding sequence ATGAAGAGGCCAGGAGTGCGGATCACGGACGTCGCCGCGCTCGCCGGCGTGTCCGCCGGGACCGCCTCGAAGGCGCTGAACAACACCGGCCAGCTGAGCCAGGAGACGCGAGACCGGGTACGCCGAGCCGCCGCGCAACTCGGGTTCACACCCGATGCCCGTGGGCGCGCGCTCTCGTCCGGCCGGACGTACACCGTCGCGCTGCTGACCACGGACAGCTCGGGCCGCTTCAGCATCCCGATCATGCGCGGCGTCGAGGACGTGCTCAGCGCAGGCGAGCTGGCAACCGTCCTCTGCGACACCCGCGACGATCCGCTGCGCGAGCAGAGCTACCTGCGCGCACTGGTCGCCCGTGGTGTCGACGGCATTGTCGTGACCGGCCGGCGCACCGAGCCGCAGCCTCCGATCGACGTACCGCTGCCAGTCGTCTACGCGCTCGCCGCCTCGACCGACCCGGCCGATGCCTCGGTCATCGTCGACGACGCAGCCGGCGCCGCCGCGACGATCACCCACCTGGAAGGCCTCGGCCGGACCCGAATCGCTCACATCACCGGCCCAGCCCACCACCGCTCCGCCGCGGAGCGTGCTGAAGCCGTCGCCGCCGCTCTCTGCTGCGAGCCGCTCTTCGGCGAGTGGAGCGAGCGCTGGGGCCGCCAAGCGACCGACCTCGTACTGCGTCAGCACCCGGACGCAATCACCTGCGGCAGCGACCAGATCGCCCGCGGAGTCTGTGATCGCCTGCGCGAGCTCGGCCGCGCAGTACCGGACGACGTCGCCGTCACCGGCTACGACAACTGGGAGGTCATGGCCCTCGCCAGCCGGCCGCCGCTCACCTCCGTCGACCTCCGCCTCGAGTACCTGGGGCGCCGCGCCGCCAGCCTGCTCTTGGAGGCCATCGCAGGCACGCCGCACCACGGAGTACTGCAACTCCCAGCCCGACTGGTGACTCGGGAGTCGACGCTAGGAGCCTGA
- a CDS encoding DUF1707 SHOCT-like domain-containing protein: protein MAERRPVKAGELMGLAAAAGQEARAAAARRRMAQIRLTDEERRVATDELAEQFAIGRLDELELHRRVDLLNDAVTHGDLQPIFAGLPVPSLYKPVARKPGKWRWAGFAAAAWMAVPFVLTGLVFLVFGREIAAAIFGVPALVWTFYAYRWASRPAREERRQSGS, encoded by the coding sequence ATGGCAGAGCGGCGGCCGGTGAAGGCGGGGGAGTTGATGGGCCTGGCGGCTGCGGCCGGCCAGGAGGCTCGGGCTGCGGCGGCGCGACGGCGGATGGCTCAGATCCGTCTGACCGACGAGGAGCGCCGGGTCGCCACGGATGAGCTGGCGGAGCAGTTCGCGATCGGGCGGTTGGACGAGTTGGAGCTGCACCGGCGGGTCGACCTGCTGAACGACGCGGTGACGCACGGGGACCTGCAGCCGATCTTTGCCGGGTTGCCCGTGCCGTCGCTGTACAAGCCGGTGGCGCGCAAGCCGGGGAAGTGGCGGTGGGCCGGGTTCGCCGCGGCCGCGTGGATGGCTGTGCCGTTCGTGCTGACCGGACTGGTGTTCCTGGTGTTCGGACGCGAGATCGCTGCGGCGATCTTCGGGGTGCCGGCGCTGGTGTGGACGTTCTACGCGTACCGGTGGGCGTCGCGGCCGGCCCGAGAGGAACGCCGGCAGTCAGGCTCCTAG
- the purL gene encoding phosphoribosylformylglycinamidine synthase subunit PurL yields MSTDTVSNAVSTPDVEQPWAELGLKPDEYQRIRDILDRRPTSCELAMYSVMWSEHCSYKSSKVHLKRFGEIPQETPAGKMLAGIGENAGVIDIGEGYAVTFKVESHNHPSYVEPYQGAATGVGGIVRDIIAMGARPVAVMDPLRFGPLDAPDTKRVLPGIVSGVGGYGNSLGLPNIGGEVVFDPTYLGNPLVNALCIGVMRHEDLHLANATGVGNQMILYGAKTGGDGIGGVSVLASETFAEGGPTKRPAVQVGDPFMEKLLIECTLELFAANVVEGIQDLGGGGLSCATSELASAGDGGMRVSLDKVPLRDASLSPEEILMSESQERMMACVTPDNVEAFLKICAKWDVQADVIGEVTDTGRLEIDWHGERVVDVLPETVAHEGPVYNRPYARPSWQDELQTDGAEKLPRATTGMELRDTLLTLVASPNLCDKSWVTDQYDRYVLGNSVLAQPEDSGMIRVDETSGLGVAVSTDCNGRFAKLDPYTGAKLALAESFRNVATTGARPVAVTDCLNFGSPEDPAVMWQFTEAIRGLVDGCKELGIPVTGGNVSFYNQTGETAILPTPVVGVLGVIDDVTRRTPIGFTPEMEGHQLYLLGETEEELSGSEWAHVVHGHLGGRPPAVDLAAEQQLADILINASRDGLIDAAHDVSDGGVAQALVESALRGDVGARVWAPDGLDPFLFLFAESAGRAVVAVPRTEEVRFTDMCTARRFPHAKIGVITGDTLDVQDQFELPLTELRAAWTATLPSVLN; encoded by the coding sequence GTGTCTACCGACACCGTTAGCAACGCCGTCAGCACCCCGGATGTCGAGCAGCCGTGGGCCGAGCTCGGCCTGAAGCCGGACGAGTACCAGCGGATCCGGGACATTCTGGACCGGCGCCCGACCAGCTGCGAGCTGGCGATGTACTCGGTGATGTGGAGCGAGCACTGCTCGTACAAGTCCTCCAAGGTGCACCTGAAGCGGTTCGGTGAGATTCCGCAGGAGACGCCGGCCGGGAAGATGCTGGCCGGTATCGGTGAGAACGCCGGCGTGATCGACATCGGCGAGGGGTACGCCGTCACCTTCAAGGTCGAGTCGCACAACCACCCGTCGTACGTCGAGCCGTACCAGGGCGCGGCGACCGGCGTCGGCGGCATCGTCCGCGACATCATCGCCATGGGCGCCCGGCCGGTCGCGGTGATGGACCCGCTGCGCTTCGGCCCGCTGGACGCTCCGGACACCAAGCGCGTGCTACCGGGGATCGTGTCCGGCGTCGGCGGCTACGGGAACAGTCTCGGCCTGCCGAACATCGGCGGCGAGGTCGTCTTCGACCCGACGTACCTGGGCAACCCGCTAGTGAACGCGCTCTGCATCGGAGTGATGCGGCACGAGGACCTGCACCTCGCGAACGCGACCGGCGTCGGCAACCAGATGATCCTGTACGGCGCCAAGACCGGCGGTGACGGCATCGGCGGTGTGTCGGTGCTGGCGTCGGAGACTTTCGCCGAGGGCGGCCCGACCAAGCGGCCGGCGGTCCAGGTCGGCGACCCGTTCATGGAGAAGCTGCTGATCGAGTGCACGCTCGAGCTCTTCGCCGCGAACGTGGTCGAGGGCATCCAGGACCTCGGTGGCGGCGGCCTGTCCTGTGCGACCTCCGAGCTCGCCAGCGCGGGTGACGGTGGCATGCGGGTGTCGCTGGACAAGGTGCCGCTGCGGGATGCCTCGCTGTCGCCCGAAGAGATCCTGATGAGCGAGTCGCAGGAACGGATGATGGCCTGCGTCACGCCGGACAACGTCGAGGCGTTCCTGAAGATCTGCGCCAAGTGGGACGTCCAGGCCGATGTGATCGGTGAGGTGACCGACACCGGGCGGCTGGAGATCGACTGGCACGGCGAGCGGGTCGTCGACGTACTGCCGGAGACCGTCGCGCACGAGGGCCCGGTCTACAACCGCCCGTACGCGCGGCCTTCCTGGCAGGACGAGCTGCAGACGGACGGCGCCGAGAAGTTGCCGCGGGCAACCACTGGTATGGAGCTGCGGGACACGCTGCTGACGCTGGTCGCGTCGCCGAACCTGTGCGACAAGTCCTGGGTGACGGACCAGTACGACCGGTACGTGCTCGGCAACTCGGTGCTCGCGCAGCCCGAGGACAGCGGGATGATCCGGGTCGACGAGACCAGCGGCCTCGGGGTCGCGGTGTCCACCGACTGCAACGGCCGGTTCGCCAAGCTCGACCCGTACACCGGCGCGAAGCTCGCGCTCGCCGAGTCGTTCCGCAACGTCGCGACCACCGGCGCCCGCCCGGTCGCAGTCACCGACTGCCTGAACTTCGGCTCGCCGGAGGACCCGGCGGTGATGTGGCAGTTCACCGAGGCGATCCGCGGTCTGGTCGACGGCTGCAAGGAGCTGGGTATCCCGGTCACCGGTGGAAACGTGTCGTTCTACAACCAGACCGGCGAGACCGCGATCCTGCCGACCCCGGTGGTCGGTGTGCTCGGGGTGATCGACGACGTCACCCGTCGTACGCCGATCGGGTTCACGCCCGAGATGGAGGGCCACCAGCTGTACCTGCTCGGTGAGACCGAGGAGGAGCTGTCCGGGTCCGAGTGGGCGCACGTCGTCCATGGTCACCTCGGCGGGCGGCCGCCGGCGGTGGACCTGGCGGCCGAGCAGCAGCTGGCCGACATCCTGATCAACGCTTCGCGGGACGGGCTGATCGACGCGGCGCACGACGTCAGCGACGGCGGTGTCGCGCAGGCGCTGGTTGAGTCCGCGCTGCGCGGCGATGTCGGTGCGCGGGTGTGGGCGCCGGACGGGCTCGACCCGTTCCTGTTCCTGTTCGCGGAGTCGGCCGGGCGCGCGGTCGTCGCCGTACCGCGGACCGAGGAGGTGCGGTTCACCGACATGTGCACCGCCCGCCGTTTCCCGCACGCGAAGATCGGCGTCATCACCGGCGACACCCTCGACGTCCAGGACCAGTTCGAGCTCCCACTGACCGAGCTGCGTGCAGCCTGGACGGCAACGCTGCCGTCCGTCCTCAACTGA
- the purQ gene encoding phosphoribosylformylglycinamidine synthase subunit PurQ: protein MKIGVVTFPGSLDDADARRAAAVAGAEAVALWHGDADLHGVDAVVLPGGFSYGDYLRAGAISRFAPVMDTIIKKAGEGMPVLGICNGFQVLCESHLLPGALIKNHHRKFICKDQPLRIENNRTAWTSDYDANHEITIVLKNQDGSFVADEATLDRLEGEGRVVARYLDENPNGSYRDIAGISNERGNVVGLMPHPEHCVETLTGPTTDGLGFFTSVLKAVVAS from the coding sequence GTGAAGATCGGGGTCGTCACCTTCCCGGGTTCGCTGGACGATGCCGACGCCCGCCGCGCGGCTGCGGTCGCCGGCGCCGAGGCGGTCGCGCTCTGGCACGGAGACGCCGACCTGCACGGCGTGGACGCGGTCGTCCTGCCAGGCGGCTTCTCGTACGGCGACTACCTGCGGGCCGGTGCGATCTCCCGGTTCGCCCCGGTGATGGACACCATCATCAAGAAGGCCGGCGAGGGCATGCCGGTGCTGGGGATCTGCAACGGCTTCCAGGTGCTGTGTGAGTCGCACCTGCTGCCCGGTGCCCTGATCAAGAACCACCACCGCAAGTTCATCTGCAAGGACCAGCCGCTGCGGATCGAGAACAACCGCACCGCCTGGACCAGCGACTACGACGCCAATCACGAGATCACCATCGTGCTGAAGAACCAGGACGGTTCGTTCGTCGCCGACGAGGCGACGCTGGACCGGCTGGAGGGCGAGGGCCGCGTCGTCGCCCGCTATCTGGACGAGAACCCGAACGGCTCGTACCGCGACATCGCCGGGATCAGCAACGAGCGCGGCAACGTGGTCGGCCTGATGCCACACCCGGAGCACTGCGTCGAGACACTCACCGGACCGACCACGGACGGCCTGGGCTTCTTCACCTCGGTGCTGAAGGCCGTCGTCGCCTCCTGA
- the purS gene encoding phosphoribosylformylglycinamidine synthase subunit PurS — protein sequence MARVVVDVMLKPEILDPQGKAVHGAFGRLGFDGVADVRQGKRFEITLDGEATEERVAEIRKAADTLLANPVIEDYTLHVENGQ from the coding sequence GTGGCTCGCGTTGTCGTCGACGTCATGCTCAAGCCCGAGATCCTCGACCCGCAGGGCAAGGCGGTGCACGGCGCGTTCGGCCGGCTCGGCTTCGACGGCGTGGCCGATGTTCGGCAGGGAAAGCGCTTCGAGATCACCCTGGACGGTGAGGCGACCGAGGAGCGGGTCGCCGAGATCCGGAAGGCCGCGGACACCCTGCTGGCCAACCCGGTGATCGAGGACTACACGCTGCACGTGGAGAACGGACAGTGA
- a CDS encoding PadR family transcriptional regulator: protein MATAELVLGLLSAGPAHGYDVKRGHDAWFPDSRPLAFGQVYTTLGRLERDGLVEVVDKTSGGGPDRTVYALTSKGRDHLADWLNDPVPPAWGSADEVLRKLVAAIRTGGDAAGFLARQRASHLRRIRELRETPADDDPTSPLVREYIVAHLDADLRWLDSALDRISEQRGAR, encoded by the coding sequence ATGGCCACCGCGGAGCTCGTCCTAGGGCTACTGTCCGCGGGCCCGGCCCACGGGTACGACGTGAAGCGCGGCCACGACGCCTGGTTCCCGGACAGCCGACCGCTGGCCTTCGGCCAGGTGTACACGACGTTGGGGCGACTGGAGCGCGACGGCCTGGTCGAGGTGGTCGACAAGACGTCCGGCGGCGGCCCGGACCGGACCGTCTACGCGCTCACCAGCAAGGGCCGCGACCACCTGGCCGACTGGCTGAACGATCCGGTCCCCCCGGCCTGGGGCAGCGCCGACGAGGTACTGCGGAAGCTGGTGGCAGCGATCCGCACCGGCGGGGACGCGGCCGGGTTCCTGGCCCGCCAGCGCGCCAGCCACCTGCGCCGGATCCGCGAACTGCGCGAGACACCTGCCGACGACGACCCGACCTCACCACTGGTCCGCGAGTACATCGTGGCCCACCTCGACGCCGACCTGCGCTGGCTGGACAGCGCCCTGGACCGCATCTCAGAGCAAAGGGGGGCTCGCTGA